Genomic DNA from Peribacillus sp. FSL H8-0477:
CAATTAATCAGAAGAACATTGCCGATGATAGCCAAAGCAAATACAATAAATCCTTTCATTCACATCCCTCTTTCTGTTAAACGACTACAATAAAAAAATCACAGTCAAACAACTTGGAATTCTAGATGTATACTCTTTAATAAAGTAATACTGAAAAAATGTTTTGTAGGTACTCCACTTAAAATTATTACAATATTGTAAACTATAGTCAATTAAAAATTCATTTATTCACCCTGTAAAAACATCAAGGAAAATAAAAAAAAAGAGCCCTTCAGCCCTTTTTTAAAAATATACAATCGCTTTATTAAACTTCTTTCCCTGTTTTGGAGATTTGACTAACAATTTGATTCAAACCCTCGTTTACTGGCGTACAAGGACGACCTAGTAATTTTTCTAAATCATTGCTTTCAAAATCTAATCCACCCTCGCGAATAGTTTTTTGCATGTTTACAAGCATAGGAATATAAGATTCTGGTACTCCTGCACCTTTCATAATATCAGCATAAGCAGCATCGTCGACTTGTTGTACAAGTACTTCTTTAGCTAATACCGTTCCAAGCGCAGATGCTAATTCATCATGAGTCAGAAGCTGACCGGAAAGTTCGTAAACGGTATTCTCGTGTCCGCTGCCAGACAATACGGCTGCTGCTGCTTCCGCATAGTCTTGTTTAAGTGCCCATCCAACTTTCCCCGTGCCAGCAGATATAACCCAAGGCATTCCTGCCAATACACCTTGTATGCTGCCAATTTCATTTTCTAAATACCAATTGTTTCGTAAAAATGAATAGGGGATGCCTGTTTTTAAAATAGCTTCTTCTCTTGCTCGATGGCCTGGTGCAAGGTCTAAGGGACTTTCACTAGCATTTGTTACACTCGTATAAGCTATAAATTTAACTTGAGCACGCTGAGCGGCAGCAACAGCATGATTATGCTGTCGCATAATCGTTTCAAAGTCCCCGGCCGTCGATATAATGAAAAGACGATCAATCCCTGAAAAAGCAGAATCTAATGTTTCTGGTTTTTCAAAATCTCCGTGCCGTACTTCCACTCCACGAGCGCGAAATTCTTCTGCCTTCTCTATCGATCGAACACTAACAGCTATTTGACTCGCTGGTACAGTTTTTAATAATGCGTTTACAACCTTTGATCCTAATTCACCTGTTGCACCTGTAACTAATATTTTCATTCTCTTTCCTCCACTTAACTATTTTTAAATGATCATGCTAAGATATATACTATATCTACAGTCACGATAATAATAGTAGGCACATTTAAATAACCTAGTCATAAAAAACGTACCATTAAGAAAGAAGGAACAAACCAATGGCTCGATTTAATTTCGAAGGAGAACCTCCTGCTGAACAAGAAGTATGTCATTTAACAACTACACAAAATGTCATTGCTGGAAGATGGAAAATTGTTGTTTTATGGTATCTAAGTCAACGAACAAGAAGATTTAACGAACTTCATAAGTTGTTACCTGGTATTTCAAAAGGAATCTTGACCAGACAATTGAGAGAATTGGAAGAAGACGGAATGGTTCACAGAGAAGTATATAAAGAAGTTCCTCCTAAAGTAGAATACTCGCTAACTCCACAAGGAAAAAGCTTTATCCCTGCACTGGAGATCATGGGAGAATGGGGGAAAAAATATATGGAGAAAAAACAAAATGAACAACTAGATTCTGAATAATATCCTTCTTTTTCCAACAAAATACCCAGCCGAAACTAAACAGACTATCGTGAGACCAATTCCAATTATCATTGAATAATTAAAAGTATCTTTTAATGCCATACCACCTGCAACAGACGCAAGAGAAGTATAACAACACAAGAGTATTTTTATTCATAGTTCTCACCCTCTCTTTATAACTTTTTTAGACGCTGTACATTAAAATAATGTAACTTTGAATACTACTTAAACGTAGTAACAATTGAGGTGAGAATATGAAAACGGAACTATTATATTTTGATTTAGCTGAAAATAAGTATCTTTTTCCTGAACCCATCACATCCGATGGCTTTATATTTATCCCCAACACGGGGGATACTCTGATTCTTAATGGATGGGGTTATATTATAACTAGAAATGAATACAGGTATGAAGCAGGAATAACAAAGATTGAAATTTTTTGCATGCGCGAAAGGAAAAAACGTAAATAGTTCCTTAAAGACGTGTTAAACGTCTTTTTTCTAAATCGCATCCTGCTTTCTAATTAAGAGACAAAATTACATGCATATGTATAATAGTAGCTATTTATTTTCAATCCTTTTTAATATAGATATAATCTTTTCGTTTTGTTCAATTATTGTTTGATTTTGCTTTCTTAATTTGGTGAAATCAAATAAAAAAACTAGTAAAATAACTAGCAACAGTAAACCCATAAATTTTTCATACCCCCTATTTATATCTAAATTATACAAAAAATCCTTTAACCTTTAATGATCAAAGGATATAAATATTAGAAATCAGCTTTTCCACTTGATCATACTAAACACCATTCTTATTATATATCAACCTTTAATTAACACATGTAAATGGGATGACTAAACATCCAAAACCTTAGTGTTTTGGATTTAATATTGCTAACATCTGATGATCTTCCCAACGTCCGTTAATCTTAACATTTTTTCTTGCTATTCCTTCTTTATGAAAACCGGCTTTTTCTAAAACTCGAATGGAGCCAATGTTATCTGGCATCACTCCAGCTTCAATTCGATGTAAATTTAGCGTTTCAAAAGCATATTTAACAATCAGCTTAGCAGCTTCTGTGGTATACCCTTTGCCATTATGTTCTTGGTCTAAGGAATAGCCCAATAGAGCACTTTGACGAGGTCCACGGAAAACTTGAAATAAGTCTATAGTACCTATAAGAACATCACCGTTAATTTTGAAAATTCCAAAGCGATATTCCTTTTCTTCTTTTGTATTTTGTTGCCATTTTTCGATTAATACTCTGTAAGATTCTATTGTCCAGTAATTTTCTGGATGAGTTATGGAATAGGGTTTAAAAAATGCTTGATTTCTCTTTTCTAAATTGAGTAATTCGACAGCATCTGAGAGGATAATCGGTCGTATATATATATTTAATATTTCGGACATCTAATCTTCCTTTCAGGATGAAATCTAAAAAAGGAGTTTTCACTAATTGTGGAGAAAGAACGTATTTCTTAGTATTGTTAGTTATTATAAAATCAAAAATACCTTCTAAGAAGGCATTACAGAATAGTAATTCACTTTAATTCCTTATAAATAATACATGCGGAATGATAGAAAAACGGTACTGTATATTTTATATCAATTACTTCTATTGAATTATTCGATATAAACTCATTTACCAGCTTATCAAACTTTAATTCCGCCGAGGCAGTTATAGTTTTAATTTTCATAGGTGTTTCCTCCGTTGTTTATTGTGATTTTTCTAGAGCTCATTATTATTCAATCCTATTTAATATTAACTAAAAAAGATAAAAATGTAGATTTTTTCATACTTTTTGTAAAATTAAAATAATTCATTATCCATGGTAATCTATCTTTTAATTTCATTAGAAATTTTCCAATTAATCCAACTTAACAAAAAAAATTTAAAGTCTACTATTATATTTTTCCAAACAAATTACTGCAAATTTTTTTACTTCTTTATTCTTGCTAGTTGAAAATTCGTTTAATACTTCCAATAAATATTCGTCCTCTAACGTACCTTTATTCAAACCTTCAGCACAACATATTAGATAAAGTAATAGATAAAAATGAACCTTTGGTTTTTCATGCCTTCTCATTTTCTCAACCAAATATCTAATTAATTCATTATTCGTTGAAAGAATTTTCGTTAACAATCGATCGATTTCAGCTGGTTTCCCGTTTAAAGTTACCTCATCAATTTTTTTGTAATAGTCTTGAATTTGTTGCTCTGAAAGGGTATCAGAAAGTATTTCTTCTTCTATTTCTTCAACGAGACCCTCTAAAAAATCTTCAAAATTCTCAGCTAATTTGATTTCCTGATTTTCATCTACATCGATAAATATAACAGATGGATTTTTCTTTTTTCGATAATCCAAACAGATAAATGTAGGTGGTTCTGCTGAAATAATAATTATATTTTTGCTCCTTATCCCCCATTCGGAACGTAAATAAGGATTATCTAATATCCCTGGATTTTCCCCTAATCCATATAAAGAATCAACATGGACTGAATTATTAGCCCAGCTATTAGGTGTGGAAACAGGATAATACTTTTTCGTTAGATAGAAACCATTTCTTTTATGCATCAATTTAATATAGGATTCTGGTAAGGTAACTTTTAACGCTGATTGAATTGTTTCGACCTGATTTACATCAATTTCGCCTTTGTAAAATTCATCAAGATCACTATTCCATAATCCGAGCTCCATTTGCATCCTCCCAAAAATAATAAATGTTAACTACTACTTTCTTTACCTTTAATTAAACGACATAGTCATAGTTAGAGTGATTTATAAAATGGAGCACCCCTTTAATTCACATATAATATACTACACTAATTAATACAAATAAAGGATATTTATGAATATAATGACTTTAATTATAAGACTCTAACTATGGAATAAAGAGATAAGAAAAGATTTCCTTATAAGGTAAGAAGACAGCTACCCACATGTTTAGGTTGCCTTTGAATAATAATAATTTTCAAATAATTATATATAACCCATTCTTCCAAAAGAAGATATACCATTAAGAAAGTTCATTTAATTGAATGAAGATCAAATCTAGTATGATTAATGTAATTAACATATAGTGTACATATTCCTTGCTTACTGTGAAGTTAAGGTTTGTTTTCTCGGCCTTCTTACGAGTTCGCCACCACAGTTAGGACAGATATTTTTCATTTCTTCTGTACAAGGTTCACAGAAAGTACATTCATGAACACATATGTAAGCAAGAGAAAAATTTGAAAGTGGGGACTCACATCGTTCACATTCATTTCTCAATTCCAACGCCATTTATAAACCTCCTTTTATTCTAACAGGTAAAATATAACATTATTAACAGTTGAATAAAATGACTATTTTTAAAACATTACCTTACATAGCAGTACATTCTAACTGCGAAACATAAATCAAAAGAAAGCCTTTTTAGTCGTTGTACAATTAAGGATCAGTTAATTCAATATTCCTTATGGTCTTATAAATAGACCATTTTCTTCGATAATCTCCTTACATTTCTTAAAACCTATTAACGTCTTAGAATATATAGGAAAAGATAATTCATAATTCCCTATTATCACTGTATCAAGTGAAGGAAAGAAAAAATTTGAAAAATGCTGTTCATTTACTGAAAGTTTCGTTAAAAAGATAAGGGCTTCCACATCACCTATCTTATAAATCCCCTTATTGGTAGAAAATATTTTTCGAAAAAGACTCGCCTCTACTCGATTTAAGGATGCTAATATAAATTTAAATATTTCTTTGTTTTGTATTAACTTTTTTTTATAAATGTGTACATACAGCTCATTATCTTCTATATGATAAAGTTGAGTAAATGTACTAACAAATTTTTCACCGTGCTTTAAATTATGGCTTCTTCCCAATAGCTCACTTGCCTCATCTTCAGTAAGAACACGATTAAAGACATCCATAATACCAATAAACGGGTACATCTTTCTTGGCTCATCAAGAAGATGGGTATTAAATTTTTTAAACTTTGAATGCAGCATATTAATTTCTTCATTTGCTGCCAATGATAACTTCATAATGTCACCTCGTTGTTAATCTTTGTTCTAACAATATTGTATCATCTTATTGCACTAACCTACCCCTAGACGAGGGGACAATAGGAGAGTCTAATTAAGAAATTTTCGGTACTTTAACGTAATAATCTTGAAGAAGGGATGATAACGAGTGCAAAAATATGCTAATAAACAGGCATTAATTGATGAAATTACTAAACAAGCAAAGTTATTTAGCGATGAATTTCATTCTGTTAATGATCTTGATAAAAATTTTTTGGTAGATAAACTTGATAGAGCCCCCTCCCAAATGATTGCTTACCAATTGGGATGGATGAACTTACTATTATTATGGGAACAAGATAATAAAGATGGAAAAGAAGTACTCACACCGACACCAGATTATAAGTGGAATAACCTTGGCGGACTTTATCAGAGCTTTTATGATCAGTATGCAGATTATTCGATTGAAACGTTAATTAATC
This window encodes:
- a CDS encoding SDR family oxidoreductase; this translates as MKILVTGATGELGSKVVNALLKTVPASQIAVSVRSIEKAEEFRARGVEVRHGDFEKPETLDSAFSGIDRLFIISTAGDFETIMRQHNHAVAAAQRAQVKFIAYTSVTNASESPLDLAPGHRAREEAILKTGIPYSFLRNNWYLENEIGSIQGVLAGMPWVISAGTGKVGWALKQDYAEAAAAVLSGSGHENTVYELSGQLLTHDELASALGTVLAKEVLVQQVDDAAYADIMKGAGVPESYIPMLVNMQKTIREGGLDFESNDLEKLLGRPCTPVNEGLNQIVSQISKTGKEV
- a CDS encoding winged helix-turn-helix transcriptional regulator yields the protein MARFNFEGEPPAEQEVCHLTTTQNVIAGRWKIVVLWYLSQRTRRFNELHKLLPGISKGILTRQLRELEEDGMVHREVYKEVPPKVEYSLTPQGKSFIPALEIMGEWGKKYMEKKQNEQLDSE
- a CDS encoding GNAT family N-acetyltransferase; the encoded protein is MSEILNIYIRPIILSDAVELLNLEKRNQAFFKPYSITHPENYWTIESYRVLIEKWQQNTKEEKEYRFGIFKINGDVLIGTIDLFQVFRGPRQSALLGYSLDQEHNGKGYTTEAAKLIVKYAFETLNLHRIEAGVMPDNIGSIRVLEKAGFHKEGIARKNVKINGRWEDHQMLAILNPKH
- a CDS encoding SMI1/KNR4 family protein, with the translated sequence MELGLWNSDLDEFYKGEIDVNQVETIQSALKVTLPESYIKLMHKRNGFYLTKKYYPVSTPNSWANNSVHVDSLYGLGENPGILDNPYLRSEWGIRSKNIIIISAEPPTFICLDYRKKKNPSVIFIDVDENQEIKLAENFEDFLEGLVEEIEEEILSDTLSEQQIQDYYKKIDEVTLNGKPAEIDRLLTKILSTNNELIRYLVEKMRRHEKPKVHFYLLLYLICCAEGLNKGTLEDEYLLEVLNEFSTSKNKEVKKFAVICLEKYNSRL
- a CDS encoding DUF1272 domain-containing protein translates to MALELRNECERCESPLSNFSLAYICVHECTFCEPCTEEMKNICPNCGGELVRRPRKQTLTSQ